A window of the Nibribacter ruber genome harbors these coding sequences:
- a CDS encoding BlaI/MecI/CopY family transcriptional regulator — translation MTNPTPPLKPTETELEILQILWQNGPSTVRFVNEAQNQVKETGYTTTLKLLQIMHEKNLVSRDEESRSHLYQAAVTEEDTQKHLLDRFLDTAFRGSAMKLVMQALGNRSTTPDELNQIKNLLKRLEDDSHKPTP, via the coding sequence ATGACCAACCCAACCCCGCCGCTTAAGCCCACTGAGACCGAACTAGAGATCCTGCAGATTCTCTGGCAGAACGGTCCCAGCACGGTGCGCTTTGTGAATGAGGCCCAGAACCAGGTAAAGGAAACCGGCTACACCACCACGCTCAAGCTTTTGCAGATCATGCATGAGAAGAACCTGGTGTCCCGTGATGAGGAGAGCCGCTCCCATTTGTACCAGGCCGCCGTGACCGAAGAAGACACCCAGAAGCATTTGCTGGACCGCTTCCTGGACACTGCCTTTAGAGGATCTGCCATGAAACTGGTCATGCAGGCCCTGGGCAACCGGTCTACTACCCCAGATGAGTTAAACCAAATCAAGAACCTCTTAAAACGCCTGGAAGATGACTCCCACAAACCTACTCCATGA
- a CDS encoding ArnT family glycosyltransferase: MEQTQSLLEHSTTEVISDTRKRRITVWLRKYGKYAILAALVIVPLFGYLGTLPIRLWDESRLASNAFEMYDTGHLLVTTFEYSPDLWNTKPPLLIWLQAGLMKVLGVNEWAVRLPSAVAGLLTCSLLLYLSRRYLNSFWFGFIALLVLVTSEGYITEHGTRTGDYDALLTLFTTLSALAFFAYCETTRNKYLYLVFAATALAVLTKSIAGFLFVPALGIYAIIRGQVLPLLQNKHFYIGLLGCLGVIAGYYLLREAVSPGYLQAVWHNELGGRYLQVNENHSGDFWFYYYGFMELKLTAWYLLVPCGFAVGLLLKNHRMNRLALFCAVMVVGFFLVISVSKTKLHWYDIPLYPFLSLLIAMVVYAVFDALRHLTWVNQHMRSNIWPFVFLFLLAINPYRKTLDRTYTPEENPGDKVFFDIGYFLKDALKGKQDITGYSLLYEGFNTHNLFYLYALRDNGTRLDFQDWTNLKPGELVIVPQEHIKQYVREHYEQEVVEEIGTITKFRIHGKKQ; the protein is encoded by the coding sequence TTGGAACAAACCCAATCCTTGCTGGAACACTCCACTACCGAAGTCATCTCAGATACTAGAAAGAGAAGGATAACTGTCTGGCTACGCAAGTATGGTAAGTATGCTATCCTGGCCGCACTAGTGATAGTACCGTTGTTTGGCTATTTAGGCACGCTGCCCATTAGATTATGGGATGAATCTAGGTTGGCCAGCAATGCCTTTGAGATGTATGACACGGGTCACTTGCTGGTAACTACCTTTGAATACAGCCCAGACCTCTGGAACACCAAACCCCCGCTTTTAATTTGGTTGCAGGCAGGACTCATGAAGGTGCTAGGCGTGAATGAATGGGCCGTGCGCCTGCCGTCGGCGGTGGCGGGTTTATTGACCTGCTCTTTGCTGCTTTACTTGTCGCGGCGCTACCTCAACAGCTTCTGGTTTGGTTTCATTGCCCTCCTGGTCCTGGTCACTTCTGAAGGTTATATTACAGAACACGGCACCAGGACTGGTGATTATGACGCACTCCTGACCCTGTTCACTACGCTAAGTGCGCTGGCCTTCTTTGCCTACTGTGAGACTACCCGCAATAAGTACCTATATCTGGTTTTTGCGGCCACGGCCCTGGCGGTTTTAACCAAAAGCATCGCTGGTTTTCTGTTTGTCCCGGCCCTAGGAATCTACGCCATCATAAGGGGACAGGTATTGCCTTTGCTCCAAAACAAGCACTTTTACATTGGGTTGCTGGGCTGTCTGGGAGTGATAGCGGGCTATTACCTGCTCAGAGAAGCCGTGAGCCCGGGGTACTTGCAGGCAGTCTGGCACAATGAGCTGGGCGGGCGGTACCTGCAAGTGAATGAGAACCACTCCGGCGATTTCTGGTTTTACTACTATGGCTTCATGGAGCTGAAACTCACGGCCTGGTACCTGCTGGTGCCTTGCGGCTTTGCCGTGGGATTGCTACTGAAAAATCATCGCATGAACCGGCTGGCTCTGTTCTGCGCGGTAATGGTGGTAGGTTTCTTCTTGGTCATTTCTGTGTCTAAGACCAAGCTGCACTGGTATGATATTCCGTTGTACCCGTTCTTGTCTCTGCTCATTGCCATGGTAGTGTATGCCGTTTTTGATGCACTGCGTCATTTAACCTGGGTCAACCAGCACATGCGCTCCAACATCTGGCCGTTTGTTTTTCTGTTCCTACTGGCCATTAACCCCTACCGAAAGACCCTGGACAGAACTTACACGCCTGAAGAGAACCCCGGCGACAAGGTTTTCTTTGACATAGGCTATTTCTTGAAAGACGCCCTGAAAGGCAAGCAAGACATAACTGGGTATTCTCTCCTCTATGAAGGCTTTAATACCCACAACCTGTTTTATCTGTACGCGCTCAGAGACAACGGCACACGCCTGGATTTCCAGGATTGGACCAACCTCAAGCCAGGCGAACTGGTCATAGTGCCGCAGGAACATATCAAGCAGTACGTGCGGGAGCATTATGAACAAGAGGTGGTTGAGGAGATAGGCACCATTACCAAATTCAGGATTCATGGAAAGAAACAGTAG
- a CDS encoding DUF481 domain-containing protein, which translates to MEKARVERDSSNYFTGKLGVNLNLFNRPVGKEGKTDHYIGLTGNGNIGYVSEQNTYLLLGSYNYVRLRGATQIETGYVHGRVTFQRKQRLSYETFGQLQYDYNRGLELRALAGAGIRFAVVRKENLRFNLGTGAMYEHERWHNLEEDRYIKKDMPKLSNYASVRLPLNPYLELSTIHYYQVGYDQPHSQFRHRFSGDLSLTMKVNTWLQLVTNFSHTYENQPIVPIPNYLYSLTNGLQVSF; encoded by the coding sequence GTGGAGAAGGCGCGGGTGGAGCGGGACTCCTCAAATTATTTTACCGGCAAGCTGGGCGTGAACCTCAACTTGTTCAACCGCCCGGTGGGTAAAGAAGGAAAAACGGATCACTACATCGGCCTCACCGGAAACGGCAACATTGGCTACGTGTCTGAGCAGAACACCTACCTGCTGCTGGGTTCTTACAACTACGTGCGCCTGCGCGGGGCCACGCAGATAGAAACCGGCTACGTGCACGGCCGGGTCACCTTTCAAAGAAAGCAGCGGTTGTCGTATGAAACCTTCGGGCAGTTGCAGTATGACTATAACCGGGGTCTGGAGTTGCGGGCGCTGGCCGGGGCGGGCATACGGTTTGCCGTGGTGCGCAAAGAGAACCTCAGGTTTAACCTGGGCACCGGCGCCATGTATGAGCACGAGCGCTGGCATAACCTGGAGGAAGACCGCTACATCAAGAAGGACATGCCCAAGCTGTCTAATTACGCTAGCGTACGCCTGCCCCTGAACCCGTATCTGGAACTCAGCACCATTCATTACTACCAGGTGGGCTATGACCAACCGCACAGCCAGTTCCGGCATCGGTTTAGCGGAGACCTTTCCCTGACCATGAAAGTGAACACGTGGCTGCAATTGGTGACCAACTTCTCTCATACCTATGAGAACCAGCCCATCGTGCCCATCCCCAATTACCTCTACAGCCTCACCAACGGTTTACAAGTAAGCTTCTAG
- a CDS encoding DUF3667 domain-containing protein yields the protein MSKHRRKYPVCTNCNYTFSEGEPDNFCPQCGQENHDLNVPFKHVALEVLEGTIHYDTKFWTTIKYLLLYPGKLTNEFHRGRRMDYVPPIRLYVFINFVFFFLLSMRVGHVESEQQNRSLAEQVKSKNAAEFIKKVEAVNDSVTTDLKQKQRADSLFTMKQNLTFETTLEKMGAVSDFAPQATIDSLIRDTGMAPNWYTRSAMRKGVHIIKLPQEQLITMLLKYWSILMFVLMPIFALLLKLVFFRARRYYMEHLMFSIHLHCFVFLLFIIYMLLEYLHTPASVLAWFNLLVAVYLFLGLKRVFHRSYLRTFFNMFVLVFLYCVVGLFTGLLGLGVSAIF from the coding sequence ATGTCCAAGCATCGGCGCAAATACCCGGTCTGTACCAACTGCAATTACACGTTCTCTGAGGGCGAGCCAGACAACTTCTGCCCCCAATGCGGACAGGAGAACCACGACCTCAACGTTCCGTTCAAGCACGTAGCCCTGGAGGTGCTGGAGGGCACCATCCACTACGACACCAAGTTCTGGACCACCATCAAGTACCTGCTGCTCTACCCCGGCAAGCTCACCAATGAGTTCCACCGGGGCCGGCGCATGGACTACGTGCCGCCCATCAGGCTGTATGTGTTCATCAACTTCGTGTTTTTCTTTCTGCTGTCCATGCGGGTGGGGCATGTGGAGAGCGAGCAACAGAACAGGAGCCTTGCCGAGCAGGTAAAGTCTAAGAATGCAGCTGAGTTTATAAAAAAGGTAGAAGCTGTCAATGACAGTGTCACGACAGACCTCAAGCAAAAGCAGCGGGCAGATTCTTTATTCACGATGAAGCAAAACCTTACGTTTGAGACTACTTTAGAGAAAATGGGCGCTGTTTCAGACTTCGCGCCACAGGCTACCATTGATTCATTGATCAGAGACACAGGCATGGCGCCTAACTGGTATACCCGGTCAGCCATGCGCAAAGGAGTTCATATAATCAAGCTTCCGCAGGAACAATTGATTACCATGCTGCTGAAATACTGGTCTATTCTCATGTTCGTGCTCATGCCCATTTTTGCGCTCCTGCTCAAGCTGGTCTTCTTCAGGGCACGCCGCTATTACATGGAGCACCTCATGTTCAGCATTCACCTGCACTGCTTTGTGTTCCTGCTGTTTATTATCTATATGCTGCTGGAGTATCTGCACACGCCAGCGTCTGTTCTGGCCTGGTTTAACCTGCTGGTGGCGGTGTACCTGTTCCTGGGCCTCAAGCGGGTGTTCCATAGAAGCTACCTGCGCACGTTCTTCAACATGTTTGTGCTGGTGTTCCTGTACTGCGTGGTAGGCTTGTTCACGGGCTTGCTGGGCTTGGGCGTAAGCGCCATTTTCTAG
- the arfB gene encoding alternative ribosome rescue aminoacyl-tRNA hydrolase ArfB, producing the protein MTLPDLTPELVFQTSRSSGPGGQNVNKVESRVEVWFSIENSVLLSPEQKELMLEKLAPRLNKDGFLHLASQEDRSQLANKELAVQKLYETLEQALHRPKPRKRTKPSKAAVQKRIEAKKKIGQKKANRRFNSES; encoded by the coding sequence ATGACTCTCCCAGATTTAACCCCAGAACTAGTTTTCCAGACATCGCGGAGTAGCGGCCCCGGCGGCCAGAACGTGAACAAGGTGGAGAGCCGCGTAGAAGTGTGGTTTTCCATTGAGAACTCGGTGTTACTCAGTCCAGAGCAAAAAGAACTGATGCTGGAGAAGCTAGCCCCGCGCCTGAACAAAGACGGCTTCCTGCACCTGGCCAGCCAGGAAGACCGCAGCCAACTGGCCAACAAGGAACTGGCCGTACAGAAGCTTTATGAGACGTTAGAGCAAGCTTTGCACCGCCCCAAGCCGCGCAAACGCACCAAACCCTCTAAAGCCGCCGTCCAGAAACGCATAGAAGCCAAAAAGAAGATTGGTCAGAAGAAAGCCAACAGGCGGTTTAATTCAGAATCGTGA
- a CDS encoding M56 family metallopeptidase: protein MTPTNLLHEVLPPGSLNALGWTLLHSVWQGTLLAILLAILLRLMHRHSAATRYRVAWAGLMALVLMAGITYYKLYEPAVPPASLTRASVIVSSTAVTAGAEVLTTQTFWEEVTAQSQAYFEQHLPAMVLLWLLGMVVMGMRLLGGWVYVQRLRSYRVQPVPEAWQQKAAAVGRQLGLAQAVAVAESALVKMPMVIGHVKPLILLPLGALAGLSTAQIEAILAHELAHVHRKDYLLNLLQSLVETLFFFHPAVWWISDCIRTEREHACDDLAISVCGDSLTYAYALTHLEELLMKNPTSSPQLTMAFSGRRRTLLSRITRLVQQPALRPSFSEGFLAACALTAGLLVFSATAWANYQTPDAPQPAHQEPVALPVPAPQQEYLATTAPVNVPEPEEELEEALTMVQLADDLVIVQNKKGKVVEVYVNGKRVPKNELPKYQARIERQLKATKNAKTMSHEETERAMAVANGTLQEVERETRFAPRPPMAPRRPVSVGRGASMAPVSPVPPVPPVAPVAPLSNDKEGQKRYKQDLKEYETQLKEYQAQLDEFHAQREAYGATVQVDRQARLVDQARRQEDHKRRMDEHAVRMKEHEKRMAEHAVRMKEHDERMKKHDAMMKELKAALVSDGLIKSSEADYTFKLDKTGLFVDDKKQSDALYQKYKKIISTATGEDIDMMLKKEGSNFTINTNKSTKTK, encoded by the coding sequence ATGACTCCCACAAACCTACTCCATGAGGTGCTGCCCCCTGGTAGCCTCAACGCCCTGGGCTGGACCCTCCTGCACTCCGTTTGGCAAGGCACTTTGCTAGCCATCTTGTTGGCCATTCTGCTGCGCTTGATGCACCGGCACTCGGCGGCCACCCGGTACCGCGTGGCCTGGGCCGGACTCATGGCCTTGGTTCTGATGGCGGGCATCACCTACTATAAATTGTATGAACCTGCCGTGCCGCCAGCTTCTTTGACCCGTGCATCTGTAATAGTTAGCAGCACCGCGGTCACAGCAGGAGCAGAGGTTCTCACCACCCAGACGTTCTGGGAGGAAGTCACTGCCCAAAGCCAAGCTTACTTTGAACAGCATCTGCCCGCCATGGTACTGTTGTGGCTCTTGGGAATGGTGGTGATGGGTATGCGCTTACTAGGCGGCTGGGTGTATGTACAGCGCTTACGTTCTTATAGAGTGCAACCCGTGCCCGAAGCCTGGCAGCAGAAGGCGGCTGCGGTGGGCAGACAGCTTGGGTTGGCGCAGGCTGTAGCCGTGGCAGAGTCTGCCCTGGTAAAAATGCCCATGGTCATTGGCCATGTAAAGCCGCTCATCTTATTGCCGCTGGGTGCCTTAGCCGGACTGTCTACGGCGCAGATAGAGGCCATTCTGGCGCATGAACTGGCCCACGTGCACCGCAAAGACTACCTGCTCAACTTATTGCAGAGCCTGGTAGAAACCTTGTTTTTCTTTCACCCCGCCGTGTGGTGGATTTCTGACTGCATTAGAACCGAGCGGGAACACGCCTGTGACGACCTGGCCATTTCTGTCTGCGGCGACTCGCTTACCTATGCCTATGCCTTAACTCATTTAGAAGAACTGCTCATGAAAAATCCCACTTCCTCTCCCCAATTGACCATGGCCTTCTCGGGCCGTCGCCGCACGTTATTGAGCCGCATTACCAGGTTGGTGCAGCAACCGGCCCTTAGGCCTTCTTTCTCTGAAGGCTTTCTGGCCGCCTGCGCCCTCACCGCTGGTTTGCTGGTTTTCTCTGCCACTGCCTGGGCCAACTACCAAACCCCTGATGCCCCGCAACCGGCGCATCAGGAACCGGTGGCTCTGCCCGTGCCTGCTCCTCAACAAGAGTATCTGGCCACCACCGCTCCCGTCAACGTTCCAGAACCCGAGGAAGAGTTGGAAGAAGCCTTGACCATGGTGCAACTAGCCGATGACCTGGTGATTGTGCAGAACAAGAAGGGAAAAGTAGTAGAAGTGTACGTGAACGGGAAGCGCGTCCCTAAAAACGAACTACCCAAATACCAGGCCCGCATTGAACGCCAGTTAAAGGCAACCAAAAACGCCAAGACCATGTCTCATGAGGAAACCGAGCGCGCCATGGCCGTTGCCAACGGTACCTTGCAGGAAGTGGAAAGAGAAACAAGGTTTGCCCCTCGTCCGCCAATGGCTCCCCGCAGACCTGTATCTGTTGGCAGAGGCGCTTCCATGGCTCCAGTATCACCGGTACCACCTGTTCCTCCGGTGGCCCCTGTTGCTCCGCTAAGCAATGACAAAGAAGGCCAGAAGCGCTACAAGCAAGACCTCAAGGAGTATGAAACTCAATTGAAGGAATATCAGGCCCAGTTAGACGAGTTTCATGCCCAGCGGGAAGCCTACGGTGCCACCGTGCAAGTTGACCGCCAAGCCCGACTGGTGGATCAGGCCCGCCGCCAGGAAGACCACAAACGCCGCATGGACGAACATGCCGTGCGCATGAAAGAGCATGAAAAACGAATGGCTGAGCACGCCGTGCGCATGAAAGAACATGATGAGCGCATGAAAAAGCACGACGCCATGATGAAAGAGCTCAAGGCCGCCCTGGTTTCTGATGGTTTGATCAAATCTAGCGAGGCGGATTACACCTTCAAGCTGGACAAGACCGGTCTGTTTGTAGATGACAAGAAGCAGTCAGACGCGCTCTACCAGAAATATAAGAAGATCATCTCAACCGCCACCGGTGAAGACATTGACATGATGCTAAAGAAGGAAGGCTCCAACTTCACCATCAACACCAACAAGAGCACTAAGACCAAATAG
- a CDS encoding iron chaperone, giving the protein MITTAPKDINSYLAAFPEATQRALQQIRNLVQETVPEAKETIKYGMPTFIYHGDLVHFAAFVHHIGFYSVPTSQDSFTNDLQAYKVGNGSVQFPLNQPLPLALIRKIVTYRAQENLEAALHPQHA; this is encoded by the coding sequence ATGATTACTACCGCGCCCAAAGACATCAACAGCTACCTTGCAGCCTTCCCCGAAGCAACCCAGCGCGCCCTGCAACAAATCAGAAACCTGGTGCAAGAAACTGTGCCCGAGGCCAAAGAGACCATCAAGTACGGCATGCCCACTTTCATTTACCATGGAGATCTGGTCCATTTTGCGGCCTTTGTACACCACATTGGCTTTTATTCTGTGCCTACCAGCCAGGACAGCTTCACCAATGACTTGCAAGCCTACAAGGTGGGCAATGGCTCTGTACAGTTTCCATTAAACCAGCCGCTTCCCTTAGCACTGATCAGAAAGATTGTGACCTACCGGGCACAGGAAAACCTAGAAGCCGCCCTGCATCCACAACACGCGTAA
- a CDS encoding glycosyltransferase family 2 protein encodes MERNSSPAISVIVPVYNEEKNLPELYRRLKDALLSLQLPHELIFVNDGSKDKSLLELLRLGQEDDSVFYINFSRNFGHQIAVTAGLDACRGACAVIIDGDLQDPPELIPDLYRKYQEGHEVVYAQRASRDGDGYFKKITAKLFYRILRASTSTDIPLDTGDFRLIDRKVIDYLKQMPEQNKFLRGQIAWLGFRQTHVLFHRDSRRHGTSGYPLGKMLRFAMDGITGFSDAPLQLVTRLGFTISAVSFLIILYAVYSHFLLHRTITGWTSLIISSMFIGGVQLLSIGVIGEYVSRINRNVLNRPLYIVQGSNLGSQSAVIAPQTQAVAVPS; translated from the coding sequence ATGGAAAGAAACAGTAGCCCGGCCATCTCGGTGATTGTGCCCGTGTACAATGAGGAGAAGAACCTGCCTGAGTTGTACCGCCGCCTCAAAGACGCTCTGTTGAGCCTGCAGTTGCCGCATGAGTTGATTTTTGTGAACGATGGCAGCAAGGACAAGTCGCTGTTAGAGCTGCTGCGCCTGGGCCAGGAAGACGATTCGGTGTTTTACATCAATTTCAGCCGGAACTTCGGTCACCAGATTGCCGTGACTGCGGGGCTGGACGCCTGCCGCGGGGCCTGCGCCGTGATTATTGACGGAGACCTTCAAGACCCGCCCGAACTCATCCCAGACCTCTACCGCAAATACCAGGAGGGCCATGAGGTGGTCTATGCCCAACGGGCCAGCAGAGACGGCGACGGTTATTTCAAGAAAATCACCGCCAAGCTCTTTTACAGAATTCTGCGGGCCTCCACTTCCACAGACATTCCCCTGGACACCGGCGACTTCCGGCTCATTGACCGTAAGGTGATTGACTATCTTAAGCAGATGCCAGAGCAGAACAAATTCCTGCGCGGGCAGATTGCCTGGCTGGGCTTTCGGCAGACGCATGTGCTCTTCCACCGCGACAGCCGCCGGCACGGCACCTCTGGCTACCCGCTGGGCAAGATGCTGCGCTTCGCCATGGACGGCATCACGGGTTTTTCAGATGCGCCGCTTCAGCTAGTCACGCGCCTGGGCTTCACCATCTCGGCGGTGTCCTTCCTGATCATCCTGTACGCCGTGTATAGCCATTTTTTATTGCACCGCACCATTACCGGTTGGACCTCGCTCATCATCAGTTCTATGTTCATTGGCGGCGTGCAACTCCTTTCCATTGGCGTGATTGGCGAGTACGTGAGCCGCATCAACCGCAACGTCTTAAATAGGCCGCTCTACATTGTGCAAGGCTCTAATCTTGGCAGCCAGTCTGCCGTCATAGCGCCTCAAACTCAGGCGGTGGCAGTACCGTCTTAA
- a CDS encoding class I SAM-dependent methyltransferase, protein METYQATFDTWNQLAHQYQEKFMDLDLYQDTYDRFCQLVETPSARVLELGCGPGNITKHLLRQRPDFTVEATDVAPNMVALAQANNPAALCYVLDCRSLDKLTGSYDAILGGFCLPYLSALDCQKLVQASAHLLPLGGILYLSFVDDDPEKSGYETSSNGQHTLFVHYHRAVFVQEALTASGFALVDTIKKNYLPVNATHTILLARRI, encoded by the coding sequence ATGGAAACCTACCAAGCTACGTTTGACACCTGGAACCAGCTGGCCCACCAATATCAGGAGAAGTTCATGGACCTGGACCTCTACCAAGACACCTATGACCGGTTCTGCCAGTTGGTGGAAACGCCGTCGGCCAGGGTGCTGGAATTAGGCTGCGGCCCCGGCAACATCACCAAGCACCTTTTACGCCAACGGCCAGATTTTACGGTAGAGGCCACAGACGTGGCGCCCAACATGGTGGCCCTGGCACAAGCCAACAACCCAGCCGCGCTCTGCTACGTGTTGGACTGCCGATCTCTGGACAAGCTCACTGGTTCTTATGACGCCATTCTGGGTGGTTTCTGCCTGCCGTACCTGTCGGCGCTAGACTGCCAAAAGCTGGTGCAAGCCAGCGCCCACCTGCTGCCCCTCGGCGGAATTTTATATCTTAGTTTTGTAGACGATGATCCGGAGAAATCTGGGTATGAGACCAGTAGCAACGGGCAGCACACGCTTTTTGTGCACTACCACCGGGCCGTTTTTGTACAGGAAGCGCTCACGGCCAGTGGTTTTGCTTTAGTAGATACCATCAAAAAGAACTATCTTCCTGTCAATGCTACGCACACCATTCTTTTAGCTCGCAGAATTTGA
- a CDS encoding head GIN domain-containing protein produces the protein MKKTVTFFLLLLAFVGMTSCAQAQTNTVEGNGNVSSETRAVQDFTSLKISGGFEVILTQGTQESLKLEADANLLPLIETKVTDGTLKISTKNSVNIRKSKAMKVYVTVQQLKNLDLSGGIKLTTTNTLKSALLKVDASGGIQLNMALAVQQLDADMSGGCDVTLRGTADKVKFDVSGATNLKALDLKANYFTLDASGASNAEVYAAKELTVDASGIVSVGYKGSPKVHHTGMGKVKPL, from the coding sequence ATGAAAAAGACTGTTACTTTCTTCTTACTGCTCCTGGCCTTTGTGGGCATGACCTCCTGTGCCCAGGCCCAGACCAATACCGTAGAGGGCAACGGAAACGTGTCTTCTGAAACCAGAGCGGTGCAGGACTTTACCAGCCTAAAGATAAGTGGCGGCTTTGAAGTGATCCTGACCCAAGGCACCCAGGAAAGCCTGAAACTGGAAGCCGATGCCAACCTTCTGCCCCTCATTGAAACCAAGGTGACCGACGGCACGCTGAAGATTTCCACCAAGAACTCTGTAAACATCAGAAAGTCTAAGGCAATGAAGGTGTACGTGACGGTGCAGCAGCTCAAAAACTTAGACCTAAGCGGAGGCATTAAACTCACCACCACCAACACCCTAAAAAGCGCCCTCCTGAAAGTAGACGCCAGCGGCGGCATTCAGTTGAACATGGCCCTGGCCGTGCAGCAACTAGACGCAGACATGTCGGGTGGGTGTGACGTGACTTTGCGCGGAACGGCAGACAAAGTGAAATTTGACGTGTCTGGTGCCACCAACCTCAAAGCCCTTGACCTGAAAGCCAACTACTTCACCCTGGATGCCTCTGGTGCCAGCAACGCCGAAGTGTATGCCGCCAAAGAACTGACCGTAGACGCCTCGGGCATTGTGAGCGTAGGCTACAAAGGCTCTCCTAAAGTGCACCACACCGGCATGGGCAAAGTAAAGCCCCTCTAA
- a CDS encoding alpha/beta hydrolase gives MRSAFTLLLALCLACPVLGQSKKASKNPPVKPFVIGVIDQVPSKVLGEDRTLNIYLPEGYDPKDTTRYPVIYLLDGSADEDFIHVVGLVQFNTFPWINQLPKSIVVGIANKDRRRDFTYPTSIIADQNRYKTAGHSEKFISFLETELQPYIDRHYKTTAAKTIIGQSLGGLLVTEILFKKPALFQKYIIISPSIWWDNGSLLAQTPAPITQKTDVYIGVGKEGLTPGDAPRVMEVDANLLAEKLRNAHKSNFTLFFDYLPQEDHATITHQAVFNAFRLLYPLPAKQ, from the coding sequence ATGAGAAGCGCGTTCACCCTATTACTGGCCTTGTGCCTGGCCTGCCCGGTTTTGGGCCAATCAAAAAAAGCCAGCAAGAACCCTCCCGTAAAGCCGTTTGTCATTGGCGTGATTGACCAGGTTCCGTCAAAGGTGCTAGGCGAAGACAGAACGCTCAACATCTACCTCCCCGAAGGCTACGACCCCAAAGACACCACCCGGTACCCGGTCATCTACCTGTTGGACGGCTCCGCCGATGAGGATTTTATACACGTGGTGGGCCTGGTGCAGTTCAATACCTTCCCCTGGATCAACCAACTGCCCAAGTCTATTGTGGTGGGCATTGCCAACAAAGACCGCCGCCGCGATTTCACCTACCCCACGTCTATAATAGCTGACCAGAACCGGTACAAGACAGCGGGCCATTCTGAGAAATTCATCTCTTTTCTGGAGACAGAGCTGCAGCCCTACATAGACAGACATTACAAGACCACGGCTGCCAAGACCATCATTGGCCAGTCTCTGGGCGGCTTGCTGGTCACAGAAATCTTGTTCAAGAAGCCGGCGCTGTTCCAGAAGTACATCATCATCAGCCCTAGCATCTGGTGGGACAACGGTTCTCTGCTGGCGCAGACTCCGGCACCCATCACGCAGAAGACAGACGTATACATTGGGGTAGGCAAAGAGGGCTTAACTCCCGGAGACGCGCCGCGGGTCATGGAAGTAGACGCCAACCTCCTCGCCGAAAAGCTCCGCAACGCCCACAAAAGCAACTTTACGCTCTTCTTTGACTACCTGCCCCAGGAAGACCATGCCACCATCACCCACCAGGCCGTGTTCAATGCGTTCAGGCTGTTATACCCGTTGCCCGCCAAACAGTAA